From the Candidatus Binatia bacterium genome, one window contains:
- the aspS gene encoding aspartate--tRNA ligase → MSSSDHPEITLDALGDWRAGSGCGTLRAEDIGKELTVLGWVDTRRDHGGIVFIDVRDRTGILQVVFDPDDDAVSHGRAHGLRSEYVIGVRGKLAKRPPETLNTDLPTGEVEIRASEMKILSGSRVLPFPLDDEDEAGEVVRLKHRYLDLRRQRLRKNLMARHQTARAIRNYLDDENFIDIETPILTRSTPEGARDYLVPSRVNPGNVYALPQSPQIFKQILMVSGYERYYQVVRCFRDEDLRADRQPEFTQVDIEMSFVGAEEILALTEGLLKAGAAAIGAPVPEAPFPRMTYEEATRRFGTDRPDTRFGLELIELSDLMETAQARVLAQAVAEGGIVGGVVAEDGHKFSRRELDETVAWAQSIGAKGLAWIRSTDDGWQSPLAKFFDEGEREKIEERTGLRKGGVLFLVAGPRKYAQGILGQLRLRLASMLDLIPENQWNYLWVTDFPLLEYSTEAKRLVSVHHPFTAPREEDLDLLESEPEKVLANAYDVILNGTELGGGSIRIHRPDVQARVFSALGIEEGEMREQFGFLLDALSYGAPPHGGIALGLDRLCMLWLGEASIRDVIAFPKTQKAHDPMSEAPSAPSAKQLRDLGLKFTQS, encoded by the coding sequence ATGAGTAGTTCGGACCACCCGGAGATCACCCTCGACGCGCTCGGCGACTGGCGCGCTGGCAGTGGCTGCGGCACGCTTCGCGCCGAGGATATCGGCAAGGAACTCACCGTTCTCGGCTGGGTCGACACGCGTCGGGACCACGGCGGCATCGTCTTCATCGACGTCCGGGACCGGACCGGCATCTTGCAGGTCGTCTTCGACCCCGACGACGATGCCGTCTCCCACGGTCGTGCTCACGGACTTCGGAGTGAGTACGTCATTGGCGTTCGCGGGAAGCTCGCCAAGCGGCCTCCCGAGACCCTGAACACGGACCTCCCGACCGGCGAGGTCGAGATCCGCGCTTCCGAGATGAAGATCCTCTCGGGGTCGCGCGTTCTTCCGTTCCCGCTCGACGACGAGGACGAGGCCGGAGAAGTGGTGCGCCTGAAGCATCGGTATCTCGATCTTCGACGGCAGCGGCTGCGCAAGAACCTCATGGCACGCCATCAGACGGCGCGCGCCATCCGCAACTACCTCGACGACGAGAACTTCATCGACATCGAGACCCCGATTCTGACCCGTTCGACCCCCGAGGGCGCGCGTGACTACCTGGTTCCGAGCCGGGTGAATCCAGGCAACGTCTACGCGCTCCCGCAGTCGCCTCAGATCTTCAAACAGATCCTGATGGTCTCCGGGTACGAACGCTACTATCAGGTCGTTCGCTGCTTCCGTGACGAGGACTTGCGGGCCGATCGCCAACCGGAGTTCACCCAGGTCGACATCGAGATGTCGTTCGTCGGAGCCGAGGAGATTCTCGCGCTCACAGAGGGCCTCCTCAAAGCGGGTGCCGCCGCCATCGGCGCGCCGGTGCCCGAGGCTCCGTTCCCCCGCATGACCTACGAGGAGGCGACCCGGCGTTTCGGCACGGATCGACCGGACACCCGCTTCGGGCTCGAGCTCATCGAGCTCTCTGATCTGATGGAGACCGCACAGGCGCGTGTTCTAGCACAGGCCGTGGCCGAGGGAGGAATCGTAGGCGGTGTCGTGGCCGAGGACGGTCACAAGTTCAGCCGCCGCGAACTCGATGAGACCGTCGCCTGGGCGCAGTCGATCGGAGCGAAGGGCCTCGCGTGGATCCGCTCGACGGACGACGGTTGGCAGTCTCCGCTCGCGAAGTTCTTCGACGAGGGCGAACGAGAGAAGATCGAAGAACGCACCGGGCTGCGCAAGGGCGGGGTGCTGTTCCTCGTGGCCGGGCCGCGGAAGTACGCGCAGGGGATTCTCGGCCAGCTCCGGCTCCGCCTCGCCTCGATGTTGGACCTGATCCCCGAGAACCAGTGGAACTATCTCTGGGTCACGGACTTCCCGCTTCTCGAGTACAGCACCGAGGCCAAGCGCCTCGTGAGTGTGCACCACCCGTTCACGGCCCCGCGCGAGGAAGACCTCGACTTGCTCGAGTCCGAACCAGAGAAGGTTCTCGCGAACGCGTACGACGTCATCCTGAACGGCACCGAGCTCGGGGGCGGATCGATTCGTATCCATCGCCCGGACGTGCAGGCGCGCGTGTTCTCCGCTCTCGGGATCGAAGAAGGTGAGATGCGTGAACAGTTCGGGTTCCTGCTGGACGCGCTTTCGTACGGTGCGCCGCCGCATGGTGGCATCGCACTCGGGCTCGATCGGCTTTGCATGCTGTGGCTCGGCGAGGCGTCGATCCGAGACGTCATCGCCTTCCCGAAGACGCAGAAGGCCCACGATCCGATGAGCGAGGCGCCGTCCGCCCCGTCGGCCAAGCAATTGCGTGATCTCGGGCTGAAGTTCACGCAGAGCTGA
- the hisS gene encoding histidine--tRNA ligase, which yields MSISSVKGFRDGLGPAACLSHEIEGAATGVLDAYGFSEIRLPILERTDLFARAIGETTDIVEKEMYTFEDRDGTLITLRPEGTASVVRAFVEHHLDQKDPITRLYYSGPMFRHERPQKGRHRQFYQVGAELFGREDPLADAEVLACASDILTAVGIPDARLLVNSLGDNACRPAYRDVLQAWSIERRDRLCKNCARRVDKNPLRLLDCKDPACRETTADAPLLKDHLCEPCETHFSRVCALLDSLGVSYMLEPRLVRGLDYYVRTTFEITAEGLGSQTAVGAGGRYDGLVAQLGGPKMSGIGFAFGVERLALALEAAQPGAEEKAGETLRPDVFIASLGVDSEEDALSIARRLRREGIRVELDGGRSLKSLMRRADRLGAPRVLILGEEEVAARRGTLRNMVEKRDEKLAVDFDLDGEALLIAMGVER from the coding sequence ATGTCGATCTCGTCGGTGAAGGGGTTCCGGGACGGTCTCGGCCCGGCCGCGTGTCTGAGCCACGAGATCGAGGGAGCGGCTACGGGTGTCCTCGACGCCTACGGATTCTCCGAGATCCGTCTTCCGATTCTCGAGCGCACTGATCTCTTCGCGCGCGCCATCGGCGAGACGACCGACATCGTCGAGAAGGAGATGTACACCTTCGAGGATCGCGACGGCACGCTGATCACGCTGCGCCCCGAGGGTACGGCGTCGGTCGTCCGCGCCTTCGTGGAGCACCACCTCGACCAGAAGGATCCGATCACGAGGCTGTACTACTCTGGGCCGATGTTCCGCCACGAGCGCCCGCAGAAGGGGCGGCATCGCCAGTTCTATCAAGTCGGTGCGGAGCTGTTCGGCCGCGAAGACCCTCTCGCCGATGCGGAGGTGCTGGCCTGCGCGAGCGACATTCTCACGGCCGTCGGCATCCCCGATGCGCGGCTCCTCGTGAACTCGCTCGGCGACAACGCGTGTCGTCCGGCGTATCGCGACGTGCTCCAAGCGTGGAGCATCGAGCGACGCGACCGTCTCTGCAAGAACTGCGCGCGACGCGTCGACAAGAACCCGCTGCGCCTGCTCGACTGCAAGGATCCGGCGTGTCGCGAGACGACCGCCGATGCTCCTCTGCTCAAGGATCATCTCTGCGAGCCGTGCGAGACACACTTCAGCCGCGTGTGTGCACTGCTCGACTCGCTCGGCGTGTCGTACATGCTCGAACCGCGGCTCGTCCGGGGACTCGATTACTACGTACGCACGACCTTCGAGATCACCGCGGAAGGGTTGGGTTCGCAGACGGCGGTCGGCGCCGGTGGTCGGTACGACGGCCTCGTCGCTCAGCTCGGCGGGCCGAAGATGTCGGGGATCGGATTCGCCTTCGGTGTGGAGCGCCTCGCGCTCGCACTCGAGGCAGCGCAGCCCGGTGCCGAGGAGAAGGCGGGAGAGACTCTTCGTCCCGACGTCTTCATCGCGTCGCTCGGTGTCGACTCCGAGGAGGACGCATTGTCGATCGCTCGCAGGCTGCGGCGCGAGGGCATCCGCGTTGAACTCGACGGGGGTCGGAGTCTGAAGAGTCTGATGCGACGGGCCGATCGGCTCGGTGCGCCGCGGGTCTTGATCCTCGGAGAAGAAGAGGTCGCTGCGCGACGCGGTACCCTCAGGAACATGGTTGAAAAGCGAGATGAGAAGCTGGCCGTGGACTTCGACCTCGACGGCGAGGCGTTGCTCATTGCCATGGGAGTAGAGCGATGA
- the gcvH gene encoding glycine cleavage system protein GcvH — MELPEDLKYTREHEWLAIEEKVATVGITDHAQEQLGEVVFVELPAAGDKVEKAEPFGVVESTKAVSDIYSPVSGEVAEVNDDLPDSPELVNEDPYGDGWMVKITIGDEADLEELMTAEEYREYVESEAE; from the coding sequence ATGGAACTGCCGGAGGACTTGAAATATACCCGTGAGCACGAGTGGCTCGCTATCGAAGAGAAGGTGGCGACCGTCGGGATCACGGACCACGCGCAAGAGCAGCTCGGCGAAGTCGTCTTCGTGGAACTGCCCGCGGCAGGGGACAAGGTCGAAAAAGCGGAGCCCTTCGGGGTCGTAGAGTCCACGAAGGCCGTGTCGGACATCTACTCTCCGGTCTCGGGCGAAGTCGCCGAGGTCAATGACGATCTTCCCGATAGCCCGGAACTCGTGAATGAGGATCCGTACGGCGATGGTTGGATGGTCAAGATCACGATAGGGGACGAGGCCGACCTCGAAGAGCTGATGACCGCCGAAGAGTATCGCGAGTACGTCGAGTCCGAAGCGGAGTAG
- a CDS encoding energy transducer TonB translates to MSAFMNPDRHRTGDLLPFLLISLLAHGLILAWLSLEPITLVDEAGPPPIVVKLDSPPPLQAEGEVATQPDKLARVPTKQIVAPSDSDNEIAPDGAAYLSDRDNSVDQQTIRRGNPEAGAPNAEPVEKGSPESVPAPPPPPEEAAQPEPEPQPAAEPAPRAEPAPQPQRAKPLPGLDRLLAPPAKVLARARPQPRAAQPGAKPAPEADPRRDLMAAPPPVPGVFSGLRGSFDHLPDVAAGQLTMLNTKADRFAPFVRRVGTRVFQNLLIYQRRDLDGPDILAATQLLTVRAILDQNGKLRTLEVVDRSGSPAMDRTLVEALRQAAFDPNPPKGAANLDGEFEFIFQAQILASVQPGVSQRIRAVESRLRIGLM, encoded by the coding sequence ATGTCGGCGTTCATGAACCCCGACCGCCATCGAACTGGCGACCTTCTGCCGTTCCTGCTGATCTCGCTGCTCGCCCACGGGCTGATTCTGGCGTGGTTGAGTCTCGAGCCCATCACGCTCGTCGACGAGGCCGGGCCTCCGCCGATCGTCGTGAAGCTCGACAGCCCTCCACCGCTGCAAGCCGAAGGGGAAGTCGCGACCCAGCCGGACAAGTTGGCACGGGTCCCGACCAAGCAGATCGTCGCGCCCTCGGATTCCGACAACGAGATCGCGCCCGACGGCGCCGCCTACCTGAGCGACCGTGACAACTCGGTCGATCAGCAGACGATCCGGCGCGGGAACCCCGAGGCGGGCGCGCCGAACGCCGAACCCGTGGAGAAGGGGTCGCCAGAATCGGTCCCGGCCCCTCCCCCGCCACCGGAGGAGGCAGCCCAACCCGAACCCGAACCCCAACCCGCCGCCGAGCCCGCACCGAGAGCCGAGCCTGCACCGCAGCCACAACGCGCCAAGCCGCTCCCCGGGCTCGACCGCCTTCTCGCTCCGCCCGCCAAAGTCCTGGCGCGGGCGCGGCCGCAGCCCCGCGCTGCCCAGCCCGGCGCCAAGCCCGCACCGGAGGCCGACCCGCGGCGCGACTTGATGGCGGCTCCACCGCCCGTCCCCGGCGTCTTCAGCGGCCTGCGTGGCAGCTTCGATCACCTGCCCGACGTCGCCGCCGGGCAGCTCACGATGCTGAACACCAAAGCCGATCGCTTTGCCCCCTTCGTGCGGCGCGTCGGCACACGGGTCTTTCAGAACCTACTGATCTACCAACGGCGTGACCTCGACGGCCCCGACATTCTCGCCGCCACACAACTCCTCACGGTGCGCGCCATCCTCGATCAGAACGGAAAGCTCCGCACGCTCGAGGTCGTGGATCGGTCGGGGAGCCCGGCCATGGACCGAACGCTCGTCGAGGCTCTACGCCAGGCCGCCTTCGACCCCAACCCGCCGAAAGGCGCCGCCAATCTCGACGGCGAGTTCGAGTTCATCTTCCAGGCACAGATCCTGGCCAGCGTTCAGCCAGGCGTCTCCCAACGGATCCGCGCCGTCGAGAGCCGATTGCGCATCGGCCTGATGTAG
- the gcvT gene encoding glycine cleavage system aminomethyltransferase GcvT, with the protein MSELRRTPLFDRHKAAGARFVDFGGWQMPVQYRGLLDEHQAVRTAAGLFDVSHMGEIEVEGSGALALCQRITTNDASVLDVGRAQYTIWCTEDGGTIDDTILYRRGDDRYLFCVNASNVAACVGWIREQAKGDGSVTVTDRSEDTALLALQGPRAAELVEQGAGAWLSALPRFGCADGELFGIPLFAARTGYTGEDGFELFCAAGSAAALWDALMGPGEALGLEPIGLGARDTLRLEAGLALYGHELGRNISPLEAGLGWAVKLDKGEFIGRDALRAQREAGPPRQLVGLELTDKGIGRAEYPVRSGENRVGVVTSGTRSPTLRRAVALALVDREWLDASLSIEIRGRAAAAERVKLPFYRRPTPGRNGK; encoded by the coding sequence GTGAGCGAGCTTCGTCGTACGCCGCTCTTCGACCGGCACAAAGCAGCGGGCGCACGCTTCGTCGACTTCGGTGGCTGGCAGATGCCCGTGCAGTATCGGGGTCTGCTCGACGAACATCAGGCGGTCCGCACTGCGGCCGGCCTGTTCGACGTCTCGCACATGGGGGAGATCGAAGTCGAGGGCTCCGGGGCGTTGGCCTTGTGCCAGCGAATCACGACGAACGATGCGTCGGTTCTGGACGTCGGACGGGCGCAGTACACGATCTGGTGCACCGAGGACGGTGGCACGATCGACGACACGATCCTCTACAGGCGCGGCGACGATCGCTACCTGTTCTGCGTCAACGCCTCGAACGTGGCGGCGTGTGTCGGCTGGATCCGCGAGCAGGCGAAAGGCGACGGGTCGGTCACCGTGACCGACCGCAGCGAGGACACGGCTCTGCTCGCGCTTCAGGGGCCGCGCGCGGCCGAACTCGTGGAGCAGGGCGCGGGCGCATGGCTGTCGGCGCTGCCCCGGTTCGGGTGCGCGGACGGGGAACTTTTCGGCATCCCGCTGTTCGCCGCACGGACCGGCTACACGGGCGAGGATGGGTTCGAGCTGTTCTGTGCTGCGGGTTCGGCGGCGGCGCTCTGGGATGCCCTGATGGGGCCCGGAGAGGCCCTCGGGCTGGAGCCGATCGGGCTGGGCGCCCGTGACACGTTGCGGCTCGAAGCGGGCCTGGCGCTCTACGGCCATGAACTCGGGCGCAACATCTCGCCGCTCGAGGCGGGGCTCGGATGGGCGGTTAAGCTCGATAAGGGTGAGTTCATCGGACGGGACGCACTTCGTGCACAGCGCGAAGCCGGTCCGCCGAGACAGCTGGTGGGCCTCGAGCTCACCGACAAAGGGATCGGGCGGGCCGAGTATCCCGTCCGATCGGGTGAGAATAGGGTCGGTGTCGTGACCAGCGGAACGCGTTCCCCGACACTTCGTCGGGCGGTTGCGCTTGCCTTGGTCGACAGAGAATGGCTAGACGCAAGTCTATCGATCGAGATTCGCGGACGTGCGGCCGCGGCGGAACGGGTGAAGCTTCCGTTCTATCGTCGTCCCACGCCGGGGAGGAACGGGAAGTAA
- a CDS encoding zinc-ribbon domain-containing protein, with amino-acid sequence MTVQCPHCHTQYRVPESRLAGAQPVFKCTRCDLVFKSEPERADRSATRGNPDKNLSFDFPRKKRSREEPDEEGDPDEADTSEPAFVTTLGTGKRRRAGTARDAAEPEADEEEEELEFDDELVDEEVEEEEEEEEEEPPPPVIVAPKKRKASIRPRAPAPPRRRSPLKPIGTCVGMILCFYLLVAVALDRNPTDALAQLSEVPILGGLLGQDHLLVWRLEVTDLEGGLDYIRDHKLAYVVSGRAVNTTSQDLRIVEVEGGLVVGGQPTRSQRVYAANQARSTIRDLSASEVEMLLRLEPNRRFRIRPGESASFLLVFPDPPQGFEEVVVRIIDARVT; translated from the coding sequence ATGACCGTTCAGTGCCCGCACTGCCACACGCAGTACCGAGTCCCCGAGTCGCGCCTCGCCGGTGCGCAGCCCGTGTTCAAGTGCACCCGCTGCGATCTCGTCTTCAAGAGCGAGCCTGAGAGGGCGGATCGATCCGCCACCCGGGGCAACCCCGACAAGAACCTCAGCTTCGACTTTCCTCGAAAAAAGCGCTCCCGCGAGGAGCCCGACGAGGAGGGTGACCCGGACGAAGCGGACACGTCCGAGCCTGCGTTCGTCACGACGCTCGGAACCGGCAAGCGCAGGCGAGCCGGGACGGCGCGCGACGCGGCCGAGCCGGAAGCGGACGAAGAGGAGGAGGAGCTCGAGTTCGACGATGAGCTCGTAGACGAAGAAGTCGAGGAGGAGGAGGAAGAGGAAGAGGAAGAGCCGCCTCCGCCGGTCATCGTGGCGCCGAAGAAGAGGAAGGCGAGCATCCGCCCGCGGGCGCCCGCTCCGCCCAGACGTCGATCGCCACTGAAGCCGATCGGCACCTGCGTCGGAATGATCCTCTGCTTCTATCTTCTGGTTGCAGTGGCGCTCGACCGGAACCCGACAGATGCACTCGCGCAGCTTTCCGAAGTCCCGATCCTTGGTGGGCTCCTCGGGCAGGACCATCTCCTTGTCTGGCGTCTCGAAGTCACCGACCTCGAGGGAGGCCTCGACTACATCCGCGACCACAAGCTCGCCTACGTGGTCTCGGGACGTGCGGTGAACACCACGAGCCAAGACCTGCGAATCGTCGAGGTCGAGGGAGGACTCGTAGTAGGCGGGCAACCAACGCGGAGCCAGAGAGTCTACGCAGCGAACCAGGCACGCTCGACCATCCGCGATCTCTCCGCGAGCGAGGTCGAGATGCTGCTGCGCCTAGAACCAAACCGTCGCTTCCGGATCCGTCCCGGCGAGTCGGCCAGCTTCCTCCTCGTGTTCCCCGACCCTCCTCAGGGCTTCGAGGAAGTCGTCGTCCGCATCATCGATGCTCGGGTGACTTGA
- the folD gene encoding bifunctional methylenetetrahydrofolate dehydrogenase/methenyltetrahydrofolate cyclohydrolase FolD, whose protein sequence is MAAATQATDVRIDGKAVGQRVREEVRVRVAAIADQVRPGLATVLVGDDAASAVYVRMKHKACEAAGLLSVGIEMPGTTTQAELLAQVDELNARDDIHGILVQLPLPDGLDEHEVIERLKPEKDVDGLHPISQGKLLAGTPGPRPCTPAGVIRLIDEVGVDPKGKRAVVVGRSLLVGKPIALLLLERHATVTMCHSRTADLAREVGEADILVAAIGKPRAIPGEWIKPGATVIDVGVNRTDDGLVGDVDYEPAAKRAAHITPVPGGVGPMTIAMLLSNTVDAAIASVSE, encoded by the coding sequence ATGGCAGCAGCGACCCAGGCGACGGACGTGCGGATCGACGGCAAGGCAGTAGGGCAGCGCGTCCGGGAAGAGGTGCGGGTACGCGTCGCGGCGATCGCGGATCAGGTCCGCCCGGGCCTGGCGACGGTACTCGTAGGCGACGACGCGGCGTCGGCGGTCTACGTGCGGATGAAGCACAAGGCGTGCGAAGCGGCGGGCCTCCTCTCGGTCGGAATCGAGATGCCGGGGACGACGACCCAGGCCGAGCTTCTGGCTCAGGTCGACGAGCTGAACGCGCGCGACGACATCCACGGAATCCTCGTCCAACTCCCGCTTCCTGACGGGTTGGATGAACACGAGGTGATCGAGCGACTGAAGCCGGAGAAGGACGTGGACGGCCTGCATCCGATCAGCCAGGGAAAGCTCCTAGCGGGCACGCCGGGGCCCCGCCCGTGCACGCCGGCCGGAGTGATCCGCTTGATCGACGAGGTCGGTGTGGATCCGAAGGGGAAGCGCGCGGTTGTTGTGGGGCGCAGCCTGCTCGTCGGGAAACCGATCGCGCTCCTTTTGTTGGAACGCCACGCGACCGTCACGATGTGCCACTCGCGAACCGCCGACCTGGCGCGCGAGGTCGGGGAGGCCGACATTCTCGTCGCGGCGATCGGGAAGCCGCGCGCCATCCCCGGCGAGTGGATCAAGCCGGGCGCCACGGTGATCGACGTGGGAGTCAATCGGACGGATGACGGACTGGTCGGTGACGTCGACTATGAGCCGGCGGCGAAGCGCGCGGCGCACATCACGCCGGTGCCGGGCGGGGTCGGACCGATGACGATCGCGATGCTGCTCTCCAATACCGTCGACGCGGCGATCGCGAGCGTGTCCGAGTGA
- the tatA gene encoding twin-arginine translocase TatA/TatE family subunit — MGFGIWELLLILAVVLIIFGPGRLPGLGSGVGDAIRNFRKSVNKPDAIDVTPEDDADPASSKEA, encoded by the coding sequence ATGGGTTTCGGGATCTGGGAGCTGCTGCTGATTCTTGCGGTGGTGCTGATCATCTTCGGCCCGGGGCGACTTCCCGGGTTGGGAAGCGGCGTAGGCGACGCGATTCGCAACTTTCGCAAGTCGGTCAACAAACCCGACGCAATCGACGTGACACCGGAAGACGACGCCGACCCCGCCAGTTCCAAGGAAGCCTGA